The Paenibacillus sp. FSL H7-0357 nucleotide sequence GTGAATTCAGGCGGCTCTGCCTCACCTGCACCGGTTGTCTCCACGGCAATAACATCGACCCAAAATCTCCAGAATCCAGAAGATTCGGCAGCTATATCAGCGTTAGTCAAATCCAAGGATGCACCCGCAGCAGCTGTGGTGGCGGCAGCCCCAAAGAAAACACAGAAGACAGTCTATCTTACGTTTGACGACGGGCCCAGCAAAGTCACTGCCAAGGTGCTGGAAATACTGCGCCAGCAGGAGGTGAAGGCGACCTTCTTCGTGCTGGGAGAGCAGGCCCGGAGCCGCCCCGAGCTGATTAATGCTATTTGGGAGCAGGGGCATGTCATCGGCAATCATACCTATAATCATAATTATCATGATTTATATAGCGGATTCACAGAATTTTGGACGCAAATCAAGCAAACGGAAGAGATTGTCAGAGAGATTACCTGGGTCCGTCCGCAGCTTGTCCGTGCGCCGGGAGGCACCTTCGGCCATTTTGATGCAACCTATTTCGACCTGCTGAAGCAAGCGGGCTACTCGGTAATGGACTGGACAGTGGACAGCGGAGATTCCAGACGCAGGGGTGTGCCGGCGTCGGAAATCCTGCAGGGATCGGTGGCGGACATGTCTTCCTCCCAAGTCATCCTGCTGCTGCATGACGGTGCGGGACATGAAGAGAGTGCCAAAGCACTACCCAAGATTATTGAGCGTTATAAGGCTGCCGGATATAACTTTGGTCAGCTGGATGCAAGTCAGCAGCCTGTACACTTCAGAGTATCTGCAACTATGGCAGACGCCAGCCGCTCGAAACCTCCACAGGATTGGATTCATTCTAACATTGTGCCGAATGCCGGATTATTTGCCTCCGGCAAGCCGCTGGTCCTGGAGGTGGGCAGGCTGGAGACCAAACTGGACCCGGGAGAATACAGAATCAGCCAAGGGCAATACATGGTTCCCCTGCGCGCGGTCATTGAACGGCTGGGCGGGCGGGTTAGCTGGGATAGCGCCAGCCGCAGCGGACTGATTGCCTGGAACGGGCGGAACCTGACAGTGGATGCATTACAGAATCAGCTAAAATTTGCTTTGCCTGACGGAAGTTTGGAAACAAGAGGGGCAGAGGTGCAAATGATCGGTTCCTCTCTCTGGATATCCCTGCGGGAATTGCTCACAACAGCGGGGCATTTGCCGCAGGAGGCCCGCGCGACGGCAGAGGAGCGCAGAGTTAGAACAACTTAGGCAGCCCTTCGGCATGCCGTTCAAGAACGGGACCAAAGTAACCTCCAAGGGTTTGGGCACTCTTTTTCGTGGGAAGAATAGACAGTAATAGGCTCCGAAAGTACTTCCTCGTTGATCGCGGCAGCAGGGCGGAGCTAGTCTATGCCGAAGGAAGGGTTTCCCCTTGTCCTCTTCATCATTAATAGAGCAAGAAAAAAATATGCAGCAGCAGAAGTCTGATTCCCCGGGTGACATGATCCGGCCTGTCCCGCGAAACCGTAGTGCTTTAAGTGCTTTAGGTGAATGGCTGCGGATGCTGGCTATAACGGCAGTCATCGGTGCTTTATATGCATGGCGTGGAGGTGCGTCTCTGCTGTTCCTCTTGTCGGCAGCCGGAATTCTTATGTTCGGCGGACTCCTGCTGCAGCTCTGCGGTCCACGGAAAGTGCAGATTGTCCGCCGTATATCCCCTTTGCGTCCGGCAGCCGGGGATACGTTGACTGTAGAAGTGCAGCTTAGCTTCTCTTCACGGATTCCACTCCCGTGGATGATCATTGCCGATTACTGGGGCGGACGGCGGCATCAGGAATTGCTGTTTCCCGGGTTCCGGCGCAAATTCACCTATTCTTATGAGCTGCAGGAAGTCCCCCGGGGAACTCATCGGCTTCAGAGCTGCAGCATAAGCTGGGGAGATCTGCCAGGGCTGTTCACAGGCGGAACCAAGCCGGAGTTCAAGGACAGCTTCAAAGTGCTTCCCAGACCGCTCTATGTAGGGGCAGCTGTGCCGGGGAGCGGCCTGCTGGCCGGGGATATGATGCTCATGGGCAGGGGGAGAGACAGCGGCAGTGAAGCGGCAGATCTCCGTGAGTATGCCCCGGGTGATCCGCTTAGCCGGATTGACTGGAAGAACAGCGCCCGTAAGGGAACGCTGCAGAGCAGGGTACCGGTGCGTGAACAGGGCCGGATGGCTTGTATCGTTCTTGCCAACAGCCCGGACAATTATGAGATTCCCTACGGAGCACTCACTCCGCGCGGGCTGCGTGGCACAACAACTCCGGCATTCGAAAAAGCCGTATCTGCAGCAATGGGCCTGATGCTTGCAGCGGAGCGCTCCGGCACATATGTGCAGCTGTTCAGCGGCGGATGGCCGGAAGGTATGGCCAGACATGAGGGGCTCGGCAAAATTCCTGCCAGAGTGCAGGATATGCTTACAGAAATTGCTCCCGACGGTACCCGAAGCCTGAGCGACCTGCTGGAAGATGCTTCACGGAGCTGGATCCCGGGGATGACGGTAACGGTGATCACAGGCAGGCTGGAGGAGGAATCCGCGCGGACGCTTGCCCGGTTCCTGGTACAGGGCGTGAAGGTGGAGATTTATTATGTGTGGGACCAGCCTGCTCCGGTAAATCAGCAGCAATCAACGGGGATGAAGGAATGGCCGCGGGATTGCACACAGCGTAATACCGGGACGGTAGGGGGCAGTCTGGAGCGGCTTGGAGCGCGGATCTACTGTCTGGAGAATTCCTCTCTGTCATACGGGTACAAGGGGGCGGAATTCCATGAATCTCCGGGGAAACGGACAGAACGGTAGATATCGGGGGACTGCCGGAATATCGGCTGATTCTTCCAGCGCCTGGAAGGACGAGGGGCCGTTCGGCAAACCGGCAGTGACGGTTAAACCGCAGGCGGTGGATGGACAAGCTGAGAACAGTTATACCGATAACAGGGAGGACATCCCCCTGCATTATCGTTTGCTGTTCTCTTTGGCCATTATGGGAATGTTTATGGCATGGCTGCTTCCGCTGCACAGATCCACAACAGTGCCCTCTACTGCGGAATTGCTCGAAATCCTGATGTTCTCTGCTGCGGCACTGCTGCTATGGGGCTGCTTTCGGCTCCCGGGATTGCTGCAGCTCAGTATCCGGTCTATTCTGATTGCTCTGACTTGGCTATACACCTGCGCCAGCAGTGAAGGAATAGCGCAATTTGGCCCTTATGTTGCAGGAATTCCGGAGGACGCCGTCCTGTTGTTCACGGGACAGATTTCGAAGCTAAGTGAACACAGCCGGCTGTTGATTCTGGTATTGGGCTGGGGTTTGCTGGTTTCTTCCGTGCAGCAGCTGGCGCTGTACAGAGGAAGCACGGCTCTGTTCGCAGCTGTGACTGTAGGTTATCTTCTGATGCTGGATATAGGATTTGGGGTAAAGACAACCGGCGAAGTGCTGGTTTCTGCGGGACTGATTCTGTGGATGCAGGGCATGAGCGGGCTGCTGCGCCTGAAGGAGCGAACCGGCCGGGTCAGTCTTCCCTATGCCCGCTGGGGAGGTTGTGCTCTCGCAGGGGCAATGCTGCTGACGGCAGCATCCTGGATAGGCGGCCAGCTGTATGGAACGCGGCCGGCTGTACCTGTTACTCTGAAGCCGGTGTTTAACCAATTACAGGAATGGGCGAGTGGACAAGTTCAGCGGCAGACGGAGGATGAAATCCGGCTTGAGGCAGGTACTACAGGTTACGGCTCGGGCAAAGGTGAGCTTGGGGCACCGCTATCCCCCAGTACGAAAGCCGTATTTACGGTCACATCCAGCCGCCCGGCTTACTGGAGAGGAGAAAGCTCAGCTTATTATGACGGCCGCCGCTGGAGCAGGGAAGGGACGGCATACCTACCGCTTAGTTTAACGAGCCTGCCTGCCGAAAGCTTGCCGGTATTCGCCAATGACGAAGACCGGACATTGGTACAGGAAATCCAGTTTGCCGAGCCTTCCTCCGGCAACCTGCCGCTGTTCAGCGCCGGAACCGTGGTGAACGTGAAACAGGTGAGGCTGGCGGACGGCAGCCGGCTAGGCTATGTGCTGGCGAACCGGGAGAAGAACAGCTTCCGCCTGCCTGAGACGGAAAGCTCTGCGAAGATTGCCGGGTATACAGTGAGCTCTCTGCTGCCGGAGAGTGATCCGGCTGTGCTTCGCGCTCTGGGCAGTGAGGATCCAGAGTCCATTGCCGATAGTTATTTGCAGCTTCCCGCGGCAATGCCGGAGCGGGTCGCCGCCTTGGCACAGCGGCTCACAGCTTCTGCCGTAAGCCGCTATGATGCCGTTCTCGCTGTACGCGATTATTTGCAGAGCGGCTACTCTTATAGCCTGCAGACGAGGATTCCGCCAGCCGGTGCCGACTTCGCCGATGATTTCATCTTCACGACGAAGCAGGGCTACTGCGTGCATTTCGCCACGGCGATGACGGTGCTGCTGCGGAGTAGCGGCATTCCGGCCCGTTATGTCCAGGGCTATGGACCGGGGACACCGGAGGCAGGTTCCCTGCCGCAGCGTTATGCCGTTACCCAAGGCGATGCCCATGCCTGGGTGGAGGTCTATTTCCCCGGCGCCGGCTGGATCCCGTTTGATCCCACCCCCGGCGCTGCCCTCGCCGCCGCAGGTCCGGCGGCGGCCCCCGCTGCGGCTGCATCTGTGCCGCAGGGAACCCCCGCGTCCGCAGCTGCCGGCGCGGACATCCTGCCCGCCCTGCCGCTGGCGGGCGGGAACCCCGCGCCGCTTGCTGCTGCAGCGGCGATTGTGTTCGCCGCCGCCTGGCGCTGGCGGCGCAGCCTGGCTCTGCTGCCGGCAGCGCGCCACGCCGGCAGCGTGAGCCGCGAGCGGCAGCTGCGCGCAGCCGCTCTGGCCTGGCACGGGCTGGCGGCGCGGTACGGCCCGCCGCTGCCCGGTGTGACGGCCAGGGAGTACGCAGCCTCCCTGAATATAGAGGACGCGGGGCTGCGCACCGCCGTCCGGGTGTTCGTCCGCCAGTGGGAAACCCTGGCGTACAGCGGCACGGCACAGGCGCAGCGTGCCACGCCGCGCCCCGGCCCGGCGCAGCCGCCGCCGGATGCAGCCGCTGCGGAGGCCGCAGGCTTTATCAGCCGCTGCCTGCTCATCATTTTCCGCCTGACCTGAGGCTTTCTGGCGGGCACCGGCTGGCCAATAAATCCTTGCAGGCCGCATGGAAGCGGATACCTTGACCAAAAGATGCCATAAGTCTTTTCCGCTCTCCTCAGATCGTTCAAGCGGCCGGATGAACTGCGCCAAAAGCATAAGAGATGCGTGCCCTCCTTTCCTTGACGATGAGATTTATCCATGAGTATAATGAATCCAATAATCAAGGGAGGCACGTAATGAACAAGCCAAATGAAATGATCGTCGTTCTCGATTTCGGGGGACAGTATAACCAACTTATCGCGCGCAGAATTCGGGACTTAGGGGTATACAGCGAGCTTCTGCCGTACAATACGCCAATTGAGAAGATCAAAGCACTTTCGCCGAAGGGGATCGTATTCTCCGGAGGACCAAGCAGTGTGTATGCTGAGGACGCACCACATCTGGATCCGGCTATTTATGATTTGGGACTGCCAATTTTCGGTATTTGCTACGGCATGCAGCTCATGGCTCAGCAGCTCGGCGGCAAGGTGGAACGTGCAGCCAAACGCGAATACGGCAAAGCTGATGTCGATTTCGAAGCGGGTGCTGTGCTTGCCGCAGGCCTGGAGAGCAAACAGATGGTCTGGATGAGCCACGGCGACCATGTAGTGGAGCTTCCATCCGGATTTAAGCTGGATGCCGGTACGGAGAGTGCGCCGATTGCCGCAATGAGCAATGCTGCCCGCAAATTCTTCGCGGTGCAGTTCCATCCGGAGGTTCGCCATTCCGTGAACGGCAATGAGATGATTTCGAACTTCCTGTACGAGATCTGCGGCTGCGAGGGCAAATGGACGATGGAATCGTTCATTGACGATGCCATCAAGGATATCCGTGCCAAAGTCGGGGACAAGAAGGTGCTTTGCGCACTCAGCGGCGGTGTGGATTCCTCCGTTGTGGCTATGCTGATTCACCGGGCTATCGGCGATCAATTGACCTGTATGTTTATCGACCACGGCCTGCTGCGCAAAGGCGAAGCAGAGAGTGTAATGGAGACATTCGTCGGCAAATTCGATATTCATGTCGTGAAGATCGATGCCCGCGAGCGTTTCCTGGGCAAGCTGGCCGGTGTATCCGATCCAGAACAAAAACGTAAAATCATCGGCAACGAGTTTATCTATTGCTTTGACGAAGAATCGGCCAAGCTGGGTGACTTCGCATTCCTCGCCCAAGGTACACTGTACACAGATATTGTGGAGAGCGGAACAGCAACAGCACAGACTATCAAATCGCATCACAATGTCGGCGGATTGCCGGAAGACATGAAGTTCAGCCTGATCGAGCCTTTGAACACGCTGTTCAAGGATGAGGTCCGTAAACTGGGAGAAGAGCTGGGCATGCCGCGTGCCATCGTCTGGCGCCAGCCATTCCCGGGTCCTGGACTTGCTATCCGCGTATTGGGTGAAGTGACCGAAGAGAAGCTGACGATTGTCCGCGACTCCGATTACATCCTGCGCGAGGAAATCATCAAGGCCGGTTTGGACCAGGAAATTTGGCAGTATTTCACTGCACTTCCTAACATGAAAAGTGTCGGGGTTATGGGAGACGAGCGCACTTATTCCTACACCGTGGGCATCCGTGCAGTAACTTCCATCGACGGTATGACCGCTGACTGGGCACGTATTCCGTGGGATATTCTTGAGAAAATCTCCGTACGTATCGTCAACGAAGTGGATAACGTGAACCGCATCGTTTATGATATTACCTCGAAACCGCCTGCAACGATTGAATGGGAATAGCAATAGCTGAATAAGAGTATATCCAGAGCCGGAACACCATTTTAACAGGGTGCTTCCGGCTTTTTTTGTTGAATGTAAGAAAATGAATTTCGTGTCAGGTGGTAAAATGATAGCATGCAGTTGCACGCACACATTAACGATTGAATGGAGAACGGAGGCGGAATAATGAATCAGATCCAGGGCGAACAGCTGGCGGCAGTCTATTTCACAGCATGGCTGGAGCGGGATGAGGCTGCATTTCTAAGCGTTTTACATAAGGATGTCAGAATAGAAGAATGTGATGGTGCAGAATACTCCGGCATTCTCGAATGTCAGGAGTGGTTTCGCGGCTGGCATGAGCCAGGGAATAAGGTTCTGCAATGGGATATCCTTGAATCCTTTTTTGATGCCAAGGAGCAAACCGTAAGCAATGTCTGGCGCTTTACTTGTCTTTATGATGGCAAAACCAGCATTTTTGACGGATGCTCCATCATCTCCTGCAGTGAGGAAGGTATTACAAGACTGCGGGAATTCGCAATGAAAATAGAGAAATACCGCCCGTATCCTATGAGTGAGGTTCCGGATTAACCATTCCTGCAGATTTTGTCATGAAAATGTTTGATTTACGAACAATATTAAAAATATAACGCGCATTGTTCGTATTTGCCATTGACAACTTATGTGATGTACACCTAAAATGATAAAGCGTTGAGCAACATAAATATTCGTATAATTTCGGGAATCGGCCCGAAAGTCTCTACAAGGTCACCGTAATGACCTGGCTACGATTAAGAAGAGCGAGTTCCCGGAATCTTTGGCCTTTGTGCTGAAGACAGGCGGGTGAATCCTCTTTTTTCGGGCCGGTGTCTACCAAGATACCGGCTTTTCTGTTGCGCGCGAGACACTCACATAGATCTTAGGGGGAGAACAATTTGAATCGCTTTTTCAAGTTGAAAGAAAACGGCACCACAGTACGCACAGAGATTATGGCCGGTCTGACCACATTCATGGCAATGGCTTACATTCTCTCGGTTAATCCCGGGACTTTGACGGCTTTTGGCCGGATTGACATGGGCTGGTATTCCGTGTTTCTGGCTACAGCGCTGGCAGCTGGTATTTTTACAATTGCCATGGGACTTTTCATTAATTTCCCGGTAGCTCTGGCGCCTGGTATGGGCCTTAATGCATATTTCGCATCCGTGGTTTTATCCTCGGCTACAACTGAACATGAATTTACCTGGCAGATGGGTCTGACTGCCGTATTCATTTCCGGTATCATCTTCATCCTGCTGACGGTAACGAGGGTGCGGCAAATGTTGCTCACAGCCATCCCTGACAATCTGAAGCATGCCATTACCGTTGGGATCGGGATGTTTATTACCATTATCGGCTTGAAGAACAGCGGTCTTATGACTATCGGCGTTGAAGCCGGCAGCGACATTGCTGCTAACAAGTTCACTGATGTTTTGTCCTTCGAAACTGTTATTCATATGGGCAGCCTTGAAAATACCAATGTCCAGCTGGTCATCATCGGCTTGCTGCTGATTTCCATTCTGATGGTGCTGCAAGTCCGCGGCGCGATTTTGTTCGGAATTCTGGGAACTACTGTTGTCGCCATCCTCATGGGTGCAGTTGATTTCAGCTCGCTGAACAATCCACAGACGCCTTGGGTTCCTGATTTCACACAGCTGAATTTCTGGGAATTTGACTGGGAAGGCATTATGCACACCGGTATTGTTTCCGCAATTGCCACCTTTACGTTCGTAGAATTGTTTGATACCTTTGGCACGCTTGTCGGTACTGCTGAACGTGCGGGAATTATGAAGGACAAGGAAGATGGCAAGAGACGTGTCGGCAATGCGATGTTTGTTGATGCAGTTGCTGTTGCCGGCGGTGCGATGCTGGGTACTTCCACCACTACTGCTTATGTAGAAAGTGCTGCCGGGGTTGCTGAAGGCGGCCGGACAGGTCTGACTGCCGTAACAACCGGTGTTTGCTTCTTGCTTGCTCTGTTCCTTGCTCCGGTGGTTGCGCTAATTCCTGGTTCCGCTACGGCAGCGGCATTGATTGTGGTCGGTGTGCTTATGGCACAATCGATTCGCGAGATCGACTTTCAGGATATGGTTTATGCTATTCCAGCCTTCCTGACTTTCGTCATCATGCCATTCACTTACAACATTGCCAACGGCATTTCGTTCGGGATTGTTACCTATGTAATCCTGGC carries:
- a CDS encoding polysaccharide deacetylase; protein product: MKDSKSTQIRRILIRGLLAMAIILLVKPDWETGQSSASSKMYPLQAGIIDPVLSKNNLPAAQTQDLPAPPVNSGGSASPAPVVSTAITSTQNLQNPEDSAAISALVKSKDAPAAAVVAAAPKKTQKTVYLTFDDGPSKVTAKVLEILRQQEVKATFFVLGEQARSRPELINAIWEQGHVIGNHTYNHNYHDLYSGFTEFWTQIKQTEEIVREITWVRPQLVRAPGGTFGHFDATYFDLLKQAGYSVMDWTVDSGDSRRRGVPASEILQGSVADMSSSQVILLLHDGAGHEESAKALPKIIERYKAAGYNFGQLDASQQPVHFRVSATMADASRSKPPQDWIHSNIVPNAGLFASGKPLVLEVGRLETKLDPGEYRISQGQYMVPLRAVIERLGGRVSWDSASRSGLIAWNGRNLTVDALQNQLKFALPDGSLETRGAEVQMIGSSLWISLRELLTTAGHLPQEARATAEERRVRTT
- a CDS encoding DUF58 domain-containing protein, yielding MSSSSLIEQEKNMQQQKSDSPGDMIRPVPRNRSALSALGEWLRMLAITAVIGALYAWRGGASLLFLLSAAGILMFGGLLLQLCGPRKVQIVRRISPLRPAAGDTLTVEVQLSFSSRIPLPWMIIADYWGGRRHQELLFPGFRRKFTYSYELQEVPRGTHRLQSCSISWGDLPGLFTGGTKPEFKDSFKVLPRPLYVGAAVPGSGLLAGDMMLMGRGRDSGSEAADLREYAPGDPLSRIDWKNSARKGTLQSRVPVREQGRMACIVLANSPDNYEIPYGALTPRGLRGTTTPAFEKAVSAAMGLMLAAERSGTYVQLFSGGWPEGMARHEGLGKIPARVQDMLTEIAPDGTRSLSDLLEDASRSWIPGMTVTVITGRLEEESARTLARFLVQGVKVEIYYVWDQPAPVNQQQSTGMKEWPRDCTQRNTGTVGGSLERLGARIYCLENSSLSYGYKGAEFHESPGKRTER
- a CDS encoding DUF4129 domain-containing transglutaminase family protein, coding for MNLRGNGQNGRYRGTAGISADSSSAWKDEGPFGKPAVTVKPQAVDGQAENSYTDNREDIPLHYRLLFSLAIMGMFMAWLLPLHRSTTVPSTAELLEILMFSAAALLLWGCFRLPGLLQLSIRSILIALTWLYTCASSEGIAQFGPYVAGIPEDAVLLFTGQISKLSEHSRLLILVLGWGLLVSSVQQLALYRGSTALFAAVTVGYLLMLDIGFGVKTTGEVLVSAGLILWMQGMSGLLRLKERTGRVSLPYARWGGCALAGAMLLTAASWIGGQLYGTRPAVPVTLKPVFNQLQEWASGQVQRQTEDEIRLEAGTTGYGSGKGELGAPLSPSTKAVFTVTSSRPAYWRGESSAYYDGRRWSREGTAYLPLSLTSLPAESLPVFANDEDRTLVQEIQFAEPSSGNLPLFSAGTVVNVKQVRLADGSRLGYVLANREKNSFRLPETESSAKIAGYTVSSLLPESDPAVLRALGSEDPESIADSYLQLPAAMPERVAALAQRLTASAVSRYDAVLAVRDYLQSGYSYSLQTRIPPAGADFADDFIFTTKQGYCVHFATAMTVLLRSSGIPARYVQGYGPGTPEAGSLPQRYAVTQGDAHAWVEVYFPGAGWIPFDPTPGAALAAAGPAAAPAAAASVPQGTPASAAAGADILPALPLAGGNPAPLAAAAAIVFAAAWRWRRSLALLPAARHAGSVSRERQLRAAALAWHGLAARYGPPLPGVTAREYAASLNIEDAGLRTAVRVFVRQWETLAYSGTAQAQRATPRPGPAQPPPDAAAAEAAGFISRCLLIIFRLT
- the guaA gene encoding glutamine-hydrolyzing GMP synthase, which codes for MNKPNEMIVVLDFGGQYNQLIARRIRDLGVYSELLPYNTPIEKIKALSPKGIVFSGGPSSVYAEDAPHLDPAIYDLGLPIFGICYGMQLMAQQLGGKVERAAKREYGKADVDFEAGAVLAAGLESKQMVWMSHGDHVVELPSGFKLDAGTESAPIAAMSNAARKFFAVQFHPEVRHSVNGNEMISNFLYEICGCEGKWTMESFIDDAIKDIRAKVGDKKVLCALSGGVDSSVVAMLIHRAIGDQLTCMFIDHGLLRKGEAESVMETFVGKFDIHVVKIDARERFLGKLAGVSDPEQKRKIIGNEFIYCFDEESAKLGDFAFLAQGTLYTDIVESGTATAQTIKSHHNVGGLPEDMKFSLIEPLNTLFKDEVRKLGEELGMPRAIVWRQPFPGPGLAIRVLGEVTEEKLTIVRDSDYILREEIIKAGLDQEIWQYFTALPNMKSVGVMGDERTYSYTVGIRAVTSIDGMTADWARIPWDILEKISVRIVNEVDNVNRIVYDITSKPPATIEWE
- a CDS encoding nuclear transport factor 2 family protein, with the protein product MNQIQGEQLAAVYFTAWLERDEAAFLSVLHKDVRIEECDGAEYSGILECQEWFRGWHEPGNKVLQWDILESFFDAKEQTVSNVWRFTCLYDGKTSIFDGCSIISCSEEGITRLREFAMKIEKYRPYPMSEVPD
- a CDS encoding NCS2 family permease, whose product is MNRFFKLKENGTTVRTEIMAGLTTFMAMAYILSVNPGTLTAFGRIDMGWYSVFLATALAAGIFTIAMGLFINFPVALAPGMGLNAYFASVVLSSATTEHEFTWQMGLTAVFISGIIFILLTVTRVRQMLLTAIPDNLKHAITVGIGMFITIIGLKNSGLMTIGVEAGSDIAANKFTDVLSFETVIHMGSLENTNVQLVIIGLLLISILMVLQVRGAILFGILGTTVVAILMGAVDFSSLNNPQTPWVPDFTQLNFWEFDWEGIMHTGIVSAIATFTFVELFDTFGTLVGTAERAGIMKDKEDGKRRVGNAMFVDAVAVAGGAMLGTSTTTAYVESAAGVAEGGRTGLTAVTTGVCFLLALFLAPVVALIPGSATAAALIVVGVLMAQSIREIDFQDMVYAIPAFLTFVIMPFTYNIANGISFGIVTYVILACVANLAGKKKYDIHWMMWVLAVLIVLRYVLIGSQG